A part of Halobaculum sp. MBLA0143 genomic DNA contains:
- a CDS encoding methyl-accepting chemotaxis protein — protein MSETQDGATPGEAGLTARILLAVGQFAVDVEPYYPEVIRRNFAVRLFVLASAVVVIGPGAAVLFVDDVLTAALVFSTVTIFTGFMAYCELYWVVVRTTREVRAVDEGQYDAGFAVTRPDEIGVLFDAFERMADSLGESIQEAEAARERATEAREESRRRSRRLEERAAAYAERLSAVADGDLTVRLDTDADDEAMREVATAVNDALARLSETVGRVEAVAEAVADASADADDGIGEVETAAAEVAASVSEISDGAASQSTDLADATNELSALSATVEEVTATTDEIADQSETVARQGERGVELAETAATEMSAVVDHTEATETANRELAENVARIGEIVELIDDVAEQTNTLALNASVEAARATGDGSDGFAVIADEVKELATETREATTRAADLVADVEASTDAAVADVAETRERVETGRETVTEAFEAFEAVVDSVAEVDEGLQSIATATDEQADRAQAVVGTVEDVSAVVEETAAEAETVSTAADQQSSSLSSVGTEVERLAERAQELDDLAAAFDTGEVTAAGGR, from the coding sequence GTGTCAGAGACACAAGACGGAGCCACGCCGGGGGAGGCGGGGCTCACAGCGCGGATTCTCCTCGCGGTCGGACAGTTCGCCGTCGACGTGGAGCCGTACTACCCGGAGGTGATCAGGCGGAACTTCGCCGTGCGGCTGTTCGTCCTCGCGTCGGCCGTGGTCGTGATCGGGCCGGGGGCGGCAGTGTTGTTCGTCGACGACGTGTTGACCGCCGCTCTCGTCTTCTCGACGGTGACGATCTTCACGGGGTTCATGGCGTACTGTGAGCTGTACTGGGTGGTCGTTCGGACGACACGAGAGGTCCGGGCGGTCGACGAGGGACAGTACGACGCCGGGTTCGCCGTGACGCGTCCGGACGAGATCGGGGTGTTGTTCGACGCCTTCGAACGGATGGCCGACTCGCTGGGGGAGAGCATCCAGGAGGCCGAGGCGGCACGGGAGCGCGCGACGGAGGCCCGCGAGGAGTCACGCCGACGGTCCCGGCGGCTGGAGGAACGGGCGGCGGCGTACGCCGAGCGGCTGTCGGCCGTCGCCGACGGCGACCTGACGGTGCGGCTGGACACGGACGCGGACGACGAGGCGATGCGGGAGGTTGCGACGGCGGTCAACGACGCTCTCGCGCGGCTGTCGGAGACGGTCGGTCGGGTGGAGGCGGTCGCGGAGGCGGTCGCGGACGCCAGCGCCGACGCCGACGACGGCATCGGCGAGGTGGAGACGGCGGCCGCGGAGGTGGCGGCCTCCGTGAGCGAGATCTCCGACGGCGCGGCGAGCCAGTCGACGGACCTGGCGGACGCGACGAACGAGCTGTCGGCACTGTCGGCGACTGTCGAGGAGGTGACGGCGACCACAGACGAGATCGCCGACCAGTCGGAGACGGTCGCCCGCCAGGGTGAACGCGGCGTGGAACTGGCGGAGACGGCCGCGACGGAGATGTCCGCGGTCGTCGACCACACGGAGGCGACGGAGACGGCGAACCGGGAGTTGGCCGAGAACGTCGCCCGAATCGGCGAGATCGTCGAGCTGATCGACGACGTGGCAGAGCAGACGAACACGCTCGCGTTGAACGCCTCGGTAGAGGCGGCACGCGCGACGGGCGACGGCAGCGACGGGTTCGCCGTCATCGCAGACGAGGTGAAGGAGTTGGCGACGGAGACTCGGGAGGCGACGACCCGGGCGGCGGACCTGGTCGCGGACGTGGAGGCGTCGACGGACGCGGCCGTCGCGGACGTGGCCGAGACCCGGGAACGAGTGGAGACCGGCCGGGAGACGGTGACAGAGGCGTTCGAGGCGTTCGAGGCGGTCGTCGACTCCGTGGCGGAGGTGGACGAGGGGCTCCAGTCTATCGCGACGGCGACGGACGAACAGGCCGACAGGGCGCAGGCCGTCGTCGGGACGGTAGAGGACGTGTCGGCAGTCGTCGAGGAGACCGCCGCAGAGGCGGAGACGGTGTCTACGGCCGCAGACCAGCAGTCGTCGTCGCTGTCGAGCGTCGGGACCGAGGTGGAGCGACTGGCCGAGCGGGCCCAGGAACTGGACGACCTGGCGGCGGCGTTCGACACCGGGGAGGTGACGGCGGCCGGCGGTCGCTGA
- a CDS encoding sensor histidine kinase, translating to MSVPERTFDREVVTPRLFAVVGVVTAVYCLFEVAGAVVARPTAALPPEASLLAVAAVGHLYTAYWLSTDAFGPEAVWRVGVGAAAAAVVATTTVVVAVPTTLGTLPDFETAVFLLVATGTDAGLVGVVLTALWLPSVPVGRHGDGVLGGGVIGDGGRVVTDGPAPADCERLVTLHSLVRHNVRNRVNVIDGRLDLLLEGATDVDEHQRATIETQLDAVLELLSDVSVAVDAVSDDRSREAVPLRAVVVEQASIMEGSHDGLSVTTDVDPELSALADDLLPAVVENVLSNAVEHHDREVVNVTVTAETDDDWIHLRVADDGPGVPDRFDGNALEPEVGDGSGMGLYLVDTLVSGYGGSVSLSDNEPRGTVVELTLPEAE from the coding sequence ATGTCGGTTCCGGAACGTACGTTCGACCGTGAGGTAGTGACGCCCAGGCTGTTCGCCGTCGTGGGCGTCGTCACCGCGGTCTACTGTCTGTTCGAAGTCGCGGGTGCAGTCGTCGCCCGGCCGACGGCGGCGCTCCCGCCCGAGGCGTCTCTCCTGGCCGTCGCGGCCGTCGGTCACCTGTACACCGCGTACTGGCTGTCGACGGACGCGTTCGGTCCCGAGGCGGTCTGGCGGGTCGGTGTCGGGGCGGCGGCCGCGGCGGTCGTGGCGACGACGACAGTCGTGGTCGCGGTGCCGACGACGCTGGGGACGCTGCCGGACTTCGAGACGGCGGTGTTCCTGCTCGTGGCGACCGGGACGGACGCCGGGCTCGTCGGGGTCGTCCTGACGGCGCTGTGGCTGCCGTCCGTCCCGGTCGGACGCCACGGCGACGGCGTGCTCGGCGGTGGGGTGATCGGCGACGGCGGCCGGGTAGTGACCGACGGGCCCGCGCCGGCCGACTGCGAGCGGCTCGTCACTCTCCACTCGCTCGTCCGTCACAACGTCCGCAACCGCGTGAACGTGATCGACGGCCGGCTGGATCTCCTGCTGGAGGGGGCGACGGACGTGGACGAGCACCAGCGCGCGACGATCGAGACGCAGTTGGACGCCGTCTTGGAGCTGTTGTCGGACGTGTCCGTCGCGGTCGACGCCGTCAGCGACGACCGGAGCCGCGAGGCCGTCCCGCTGCGGGCCGTCGTGGTCGAGCAGGCGTCCATCATGGAGGGGAGTCACGACGGGCTGTCCGTGACCACGGACGTGGACCCGGAGCTGTCGGCGTTGGCGGACGACCTGCTGCCGGCGGTCGTGGAGAACGTGTTGTCGAACGCGGTCGAGCACCACGACCGCGAGGTCGTGAACGTGACCGTCACGGCGGAGACGGACGACGACTGGATCCACCTGCGGGTCGCCGACGACGGCCCGGGGGTTCCCGACCGATTCGACGGCAACGCGTTGGAGCCAGAGGTGGGCGACGGCTCCGGAATGGGGCTGTACCTCGTCGACACGCTCGTGTCCGGCTACGGCGGCTCGGTGAGCCTGTCGGACAACGAACCCAGAGGGACGGTCGTAGAGCTGACGCTCCCGGAGGCGGAGTGA
- a CDS encoding nitrite/sulfite reductase, protein MPTDVENWKSEVYGQEIRDHLMEFAEEGWESIPDDEHDAWFERFKWWGLYHQRSGQESYFMMRIGTPNGVLEPGQLEVVGEIADEYARGPADNPEFGAAYADFTTRQSIQLHWIRLSDVPEIFEKLEANGLTTQQACGDSWRNIVGCPVAGKDAQEVVDALPVAEQLNEQFKGNEDHANLPRKWKVSVTGCREGCGQGDINDLALEPAEKNGEMGFNVRVGGGLSRNEPRLARDLDVFVTPDEAEEVSGALSALFREYGDREDRYNARMKFLVDEWGVEEIRDTLESEFLDRELPSAGEDLRDQYTYNAGRAPDADANGTGAVADGGVAAQYPGGDHDHVGVHPQGDDNFYVGLNVLVGRMGSDDVLELADLADEYGSGEVRLTQRQNVIVTDVSESDLDEFLAEPLLDDYAPDPHPFMRGSIACTGTEFCSLSIVETKNRQVRYARWLKENVDLPEGVEEFHIHLSGCTASCAQPQIADVSLRGMKTRKNGEAVEALDVGLGGGLGEDPRFADWVAQRIPADEVPGAISNLLAAFDDAREDGESFRDFVEQTDEETLGEMIQPEETDYDDPYMHNTKLTWYPYADEDEMDDGPAPVGSDEYPVEADD, encoded by the coding sequence ATGCCAACTGACGTAGAGAACTGGAAGTCGGAAGTGTACGGTCAGGAGATCCGCGACCACCTGATGGAGTTCGCCGAGGAGGGGTGGGAGTCGATCCCGGACGACGAACACGACGCCTGGTTCGAGCGGTTCAAGTGGTGGGGGCTGTACCACCAGCGATCCGGTCAGGAGAGCTACTTCATGATGCGGATCGGCACGCCGAACGGCGTGCTGGAGCCGGGACAACTGGAGGTCGTCGGCGAGATCGCCGACGAGTACGCCCGCGGCCCGGCCGACAACCCGGAGTTCGGCGCCGCGTACGCCGACTTCACGACCCGACAGTCGATCCAGCTCCACTGGATCCGGCTGTCGGACGTGCCGGAGATCTTCGAGAAGCTGGAGGCCAACGGGCTCACGACACAGCAGGCGTGTGGCGACTCCTGGCGCAACATCGTCGGCTGCCCGGTCGCCGGCAAGGACGCACAGGAGGTCGTCGACGCCCTGCCGGTCGCAGAGCAGCTCAACGAGCAGTTCAAGGGCAACGAAGATCACGCCAACCTCCCGCGGAAGTGGAAGGTGTCCGTGACGGGCTGCCGCGAGGGCTGTGGCCAGGGTGACATCAACGACCTCGCGCTGGAGCCGGCCGAGAAGAACGGCGAGATGGGGTTCAACGTCCGGGTCGGCGGCGGTCTCTCGCGCAACGAGCCGCGACTGGCCCGCGACCTAGACGTGTTCGTCACGCCCGACGAGGCCGAGGAGGTGTCTGGCGCGCTGTCCGCGTTGTTCCGCGAGTACGGCGACCGCGAAGACCGCTACAACGCTCGGATGAAGTTCCTCGTCGACGAGTGGGGCGTCGAGGAGATCCGCGACACGCTGGAGTCGGAGTTCCTGGACCGCGAGCTGCCGTCGGCGGGCGAGGACCTGCGCGACCAGTACACGTACAACGCCGGGCGGGCGCCGGACGCCGACGCGAACGGCACTGGTGCCGTCGCCGACGGCGGCGTCGCGGCACAGTACCCGGGCGGCGACCACGACCACGTCGGCGTCCACCCGCAGGGCGACGACAACTTCTACGTCGGGCTGAACGTGCTCGTCGGCCGGATGGGGTCCGACGACGTGTTGGAGCTGGCCGACCTCGCAGACGAGTACGGCAGCGGGGAGGTGCGGCTCACCCAGCGCCAGAACGTGATCGTGACGGACGTGTCCGAGTCCGACCTCGACGAGTTCCTCGCGGAGCCGTTGCTCGACGACTACGCGCCGGACCCGCACCCGTTCATGCGCGGCTCCATCGCGTGCACCGGGACGGAGTTCTGTTCGCTGTCCATCGTGGAGACGAAGAACCGCCAGGTTCGGTACGCGCGGTGGCTCAAGGAGAACGTCGACCTGCCCGAGGGGGTCGAGGAGTTCCACATCCACCTCTCCGGCTGTACGGCGTCGTGTGCCCAGCCGCAGATCGCGGACGTGAGTCTCCGCGGAATGAAGACCCGGAAGAACGGCGAGGCGGTGGAGGCACTGGACGTCGGGCTCGGCGGCGGGCTCGGCGAGGACCCCCGCTTTGCCGACTGGGTGGCCCAGCGCATCCCGGCCGACGAGGTGCCGGGCGCCATCTCGAACCTCCTCGCGGCGTTCGACGACGCCCGCGAGGACGGGGAGAGCTTCCGCGACTTCGTCGAGCAGACCGACGAGGAGACGCTCGGGGAGATGATCCAGCCGGAGGAGACGGACTACGACGACCCGTACATGCACAACACGAAGCTGACGTGGTACCCGTACGCCGACGAAGACGAGATGGACGACGGACCGGCGCCGGTCGGCTCCGACGAGTACCCGGTCGAGGCGGACGACTGA
- a CDS encoding DUF6360 family protein, whose product MPDRLLRVNAYTTLDMASVTTLQRRADGTDGDHSAADTESLGVVNATADRRAPDEIRLEVEADHTETGLPAHAERVHLAPDEAEELAAALERHAGRVRDANEEADADDDSETDADDDSETDTDDDSETDTDDASTA is encoded by the coding sequence GTGCCCGACCGACTGCTCCGGGTGAACGCCTACACGACGCTGGACATGGCGTCCGTCACGACGCTCCAGCGCCGCGCCGACGGCACGGACGGCGACCACTCGGCGGCCGACACGGAGTCGCTGGGCGTCGTCAACGCGACCGCCGACCGTCGAGCCCCCGACGAGATCCGGCTGGAGGTGGAGGCGGACCACACGGAGACCGGACTGCCCGCCCACGCCGAACGCGTCCACCTCGCGCCCGACGAGGCCGAGGAACTGGCGGCCGCGCTGGAACGACACGCGGGGCGTGTGCGAGACGCGAACGAGGAGGCAGACGCGGACGACGACTCGGAGACGGACGCGGACGACGACTCGGAGACGGACACGGACGACGACTCGGAGACGGACACGGACGACGCGTCGACGGCGTAG